In Phyllopteryx taeniolatus isolate TA_2022b chromosome 1, UOR_Ptae_1.2, whole genome shotgun sequence, the following proteins share a genomic window:
- the lhfpl5b gene encoding LHFPL tetraspan subfamily member 5b, translated as MDLLPAQEASRIYHTNYVRNSRAIGVLWAVFTVCLAIIAVVVFIQPFWIGDSVDTPQAGYFGLFHYCIGNALNSELTCKGSLLDFGSIPSPAFRAAMFFVATSMMLVVGTTVCFSLFFFCNAGSVYKICAWMQLASAILMVMGCMIYPDGWDAPEVKRMCGQGTDKYSLGNCTVRWAYILAIISILDALLLAFLSFTLGNRQDKLLPEDFELEGAGRHACLNRGGAHWKGPRDPFHCSVANQLPECTAMFLNTNSVMQN; from the exons ATGGACCTGCTCCCGGCCCAGGAGGCGTCGCGCATCTACCACACCAACTATGTGAGGAATTCCCGGGCCATTGGCGTCCTCTGGGCCGTGTTCACCGTGTGTCTGGCCATCATCGCGGTGGTGGTGTTCATCCAACCCTTCTGGATCGGCGACAGCGTCGACACACCGCAGGCGGGCTACTTCGGCCTTTTCCACTACTGCATCGGCAACGCGCTCAACTCGGAGCTCACCTGCAAGGGCAGCTTGCTGGATTTTGGCTCCATCCCATCACCGGCCTTCCGTGCCGCCATGTTCTTCGTGGCCACGTCCATGATGCTGGTGGTGGGCACCACGGTCTGCTTcagcctcttcttcttctgcaacGCCGGCAGCGTCTACAAGATTTGCGCCTGGATGCAGCTGGCCTCTG CCATTTTGATGGTGATGGGCTGCATGATTTATCCCGACGGCTGGGACGCCCCCGAGGTGAAGAGGATGTGCGGCCAGGGGACGGACAAGTACAGCTTGGGGAACTGCACGGTGCGCTGGGCTTACATCTTGGCCATCATCAGCATTCTGGACGCTCTCCTGCTGGCATTTCTCTCCTTTACGTTGGGCAACCGGCAGGACAAACTGCTGCCGGAAGACTTTGAGCTGGAGGGCGCAGGTAGGCATGCGTGTCTCAACAGAGGAGGGGCACATTGGAAGGGGCCAAGAGACCCTTTTCACTGTTCAGTTGCTAATCAACTTCCAGAATGCACCGCAATGTTTTTAAACACCAACTCAGTCATGCAGAATTGA